From a single Bradyrhizobium sediminis genomic region:
- a CDS encoding ATP phosphoribosyltransferase regulatory subunit, protein MTVTAALRATGSAAWADALLLSFAQAGYVQAVPDILQPAEPFLDLSGEDIRKSLYLTTDASGEELCLRPDLTIPVARDYLASAGAGQPAGFCYLGPVFRYRGGRPSEFLQAGIESFGRQDRAAADAEMLALALEATSTFGLTEVEIRTGDVALFNALIDALDLYPVWRRRLIKDFNRKVSLTEDIERLTLATAPGRNEYEGVLAALAGSDRKAALALVTDLMSIAGTTNVGGRTVAEIADRFLEQSTLKGGALPRDALGIIKRFLAIAGDPDDAVAQLRALAADAGLDITAAIDQFESRVGFMAARGIDTAKTRFSTSFGRGLDYYTGFEFELHAKGNGAEPLVAGGRYDGLLTQLGSSAPIPAVGFSIWVECLTQAGRKPGTGSAA, encoded by the coding sequence ATGACCGTGACCGCCGCCCTTCGTGCGACCGGATCCGCCGCGTGGGCGGACGCGCTGCTATTGTCGTTCGCGCAGGCCGGCTACGTCCAGGCCGTGCCCGATATCCTGCAGCCCGCCGAACCGTTCCTCGACCTCTCGGGCGAGGACATCCGCAAGAGCCTTTATCTGACTACCGACGCCAGCGGCGAGGAACTGTGCCTGCGCCCCGACCTCACCATTCCGGTGGCGCGGGATTATCTCGCCTCCGCCGGCGCCGGCCAGCCTGCGGGCTTCTGCTATCTCGGGCCGGTGTTTCGCTATCGCGGCGGCCGTCCCAGCGAATTCCTGCAGGCCGGCATCGAATCCTTCGGCCGGCAGGACCGCGCCGCGGCGGACGCGGAAATGCTGGCGCTGGCGCTCGAGGCGACCTCCACGTTCGGCCTGACCGAAGTCGAAATCCGCACCGGCGACGTGGCGCTGTTCAATGCGCTGATCGATGCGCTCGATCTCTATCCGGTATGGCGGCGGCGGCTGATCAAGGATTTCAACCGCAAGGTCAGCCTGACCGAAGACATTGAGCGGCTGACGCTTGCGACCGCACCCGGCCGCAACGAATATGAAGGCGTGCTCGCAGCCCTGGCCGGCTCCGACCGCAAGGCGGCGCTGGCGCTGGTCACCGACCTGATGTCGATCGCAGGCACCACCAATGTCGGCGGCCGCACCGTCGCCGAAATCGCCGACCGCTTCCTCGAACAATCGACCCTGAAGGGCGGCGCGCTGCCGCGCGACGCGCTCGGCATCATCAAGCGCTTCCTCGCGATCGCGGGCGATCCCGATGACGCGGTCGCCCAATTGCGCGCGCTGGCCGCCGACGCCGGGCTCGACATCACCGCCGCGATCGACCAGTTCGAAAGCCGGGTCGGCTTCATGGCCGCGCGCGGCATCGATACCGCCAAGACCCGCTTTTCCACCTCGTTCGGACGCGGCCTCGATTATTACACCGGCTTCGAGTTCGAACTGCATGCCAAGGGCAACGGCGCCGAACCGCTGGTGGCGGGCGGGCGTTACGACGGACTATTGACCCAGCTCGGCTCGAGCGCGCCGATCCCGGCGGTCGGATTTTCGATATGGGTCGAATGCCTGACGCAGGCGGGCCGCAAGCCCGGCACCGGGAGCGCAGCATGA
- the hisG gene encoding ATP phosphoribosyltransferase, with protein sequence MTAPFVLAVPSKGRLQENAEAFFTRAGLTLAKPRGARDYRGTIAELDNVEIAYLSASEIASQLARGTVHLGVTGEDLVRESIADADKRVMLIDNLGFGSANVVVAVPQAWIDVRTMADLDDVTTGFRAQHNRRMRVATKYINLTRTFFAAHGVVDYRIVESAGATEGAPATGTAEMIVDITTTGATLAANGLKVLDDGVILRSQANLVASKDADWSVEARETARVILDHIAARARASKYREVRTRFAGCDAALLAEAHNRFGVVSPFGGPTSSGMVTLHCPPAQLYALGSFLREHGADTVSVASLDYVLDRDNPLFARLEAFLRS encoded by the coding sequence ATGACCGCGCCATTCGTTCTCGCCGTTCCCTCGAAGGGCCGCCTGCAGGAAAACGCCGAGGCCTTCTTCACGCGCGCCGGGCTGACGCTGGCAAAGCCGCGCGGCGCCCGCGACTATCGCGGCACCATCGCTGAACTCGACAATGTCGAGATTGCCTATCTCTCGGCGAGCGAGATCGCCTCGCAGCTGGCGCGCGGCACGGTCCATCTCGGCGTCACCGGAGAAGACCTGGTGCGCGAAAGCATCGCCGATGCCGACAAGCGCGTCATGCTGATCGACAATCTCGGCTTCGGCAGCGCCAATGTCGTGGTGGCGGTGCCGCAGGCCTGGATCGACGTTCGGACCATGGCCGATCTCGACGACGTCACCACCGGCTTCCGCGCCCAGCACAACCGGCGGATGCGGGTGGCGACCAAATACATCAACTTGACCCGGACCTTCTTCGCCGCCCACGGCGTCGTCGACTACCGGATCGTCGAGAGCGCCGGCGCGACCGAAGGGGCGCCGGCCACCGGCACGGCCGAAATGATCGTCGACATCACCACGACCGGGGCCACCCTTGCCGCCAACGGCCTCAAGGTGCTGGACGACGGCGTGATCCTGCGCAGCCAGGCCAACCTGGTGGCCTCGAAGGACGCCGACTGGTCGGTTGAAGCCCGCGAGACCGCGCGCGTCATCCTGGATCACATTGCCGCCCGGGCCCGCGCCAGCAAGTATCGCGAAGTCCGCACCCGCTTTGCCGGCTGCGACGCCGCGCTATTGGCGGAAGCCCATAACCGCTTCGGCGTGGTCTCGCCGTTCGGCGGGCCGACCTCGTCGGGGATGGTCACGCTGCACTGCCCGCCCGCGCAGCTCTATGCGCTCGGCAGCTTCCTTCGCGAACACGGCGCCGACACGGTGTCGGTGGCGTCGCTGGACTATGTGCTCGACCGCGACAATCCGCTGTTCGCCAGGCTCGAGGCCTTCCTGCGAAGTTAG